CAGCAAGCCAACGAGTCCAACCCCTATAAAGCTGAGGCACTCCGTGGAGATGTCGGAGTTAACGCTTTCAAAACTCCAAATTCGATTGAGCCAATAATTGGAGGTCGCCGCAGTGATAAACCCAATACTATTGGATACATATTTATTCAAGTGAAGTTTTTCTTTGCAGAGATAGGTAAGCAAGAAATCTACAAATACACCGCTCACACCAACTATACCGAATTTGATGAACTTGCGGATTACTTCTGACATTGCCTTCAGTTTAACTATCCCTATTTTTTTCCAACCTCATACCTCTGTGACTTTCGTCAAAAGATCCTTCATCGTACACCATATGACCGTTCACCCAAGTATTGGTAACTTGTGAGTGAAAGGTGGTTCCTTCCAAAGGAGACCAACCGCATTTGTAGAGAATGTTCTCTTTGCTCACCGTCCACGGTCGATTCATGTCTACCAGGGTAAGGTCGGCGTAGTAGCCCTCTCGAATGAAACCGCGTTTTTTAATGCTGTATAGAATCGCGGGATTGTGGCACATCTTCTCGGCCAAAAGCTCCAATGTGACTTTTCCTTGCTTCACAAACTCGAGCATCGCGACCAAAGCGTGCTGGACCAACGGAGCTCCAGACATGGATTGGAAATATGGCTTATCCTTTTCCTCCCATGCATGTGGGGCATGATCGGTTGTGATAAGATCTATCCTTCCGTCTATCAAGGCTTCGAGCAATCCTTCTCGATTTTCCTTGGACTTGATCGCAGGGTTCCACTTGATCTTCTTGCCCAATCTTTCATAGTCTTCATCAGAAAACCAGAGGTGGTGCACACATACTTCTGTGGTAATACGCTTTTCCTCTAAGGGAATATCGTTGCGAAAAAGATCTGTCTCTTTGGCGGTGCTCAAGTGAAGAATGTGGAGGCGGGTATTGTGCTTTTTGGCAATGTCCAATGCGCGCACCGTACTGGAATAGCAAGCTTCCACACTCCGAATGATCGGGTGAAACTTCACCGGCACATCGTCACCGTATTCCGCGCGGTATTTCTCTTCGTTCTTTTCGATGATCTCTTCTCGCTCTGAATGGATCGTGATGATAGCCGGACAGTTGGCGAAAAGCTTCTCCATAATCTCGGGGCTATCGGCTAGCAGGTTGCCCTTTTTGGTAAAGTACAGTCCATCGTCCGAAACAGCCAGTAATTCCGAAACATCAGTTGCCAGCACCTCATCGAGGTTATCGGCATTGACGCCGAGCCAGAAGCCGTAATTGGCCAATGACTTTCCTTTGGCAATCTCGTATTTCTCTTCGAGCAGCTCCATGTTGAGCACGTTGGGAACGGTATTGGGCATATCAATAAACGAAGTGGTTCCACCTGCTATTGCCGCTTTACTTTCGGTATAGAGATCGGCCTTATGCGTAAGTCCGGGATCGCGAAAATGCACCTGCCCGTCGATCACTCCCGGAAAGAGTACCTTACCTGTAACATCAATCTCTTTGGCGTCTTCCACCTCACCTACCTCACCTACTTTGGCGATCAATTCACCTTCGATAAGGACGTCGGCCTTGATTACTTTTCCTTCGTTTACAATATGGGCGTTGCGGATGATGGTCTTTGACATGTATGTTATTTCAAGTTTCCTCAAAGGTAAAGTTGTCATTGAAATGAGAATTCAATATTCAGAAAAAACACGTTGTAAGCTTCAGTGTTAACCGAATCAATTCAGTACTTTTAAAATGAACCAAATAATCCAAGCTATGAAACACACTATCATCACTGCCTTTTTTCTCCTTTTTATTGGCACGCTCCATTCCTTCTCCCAATCTTGGATGACGGATAGTTTGAAATGGAAAGAGACCCGAGAACTAAATTTCGGAGATACCTACACGACGAGTTTTGTGGTTTGGGCAACAGAGTCAATCAATGATACTATTTATCGACGTATCCATCTAACTCAGTGCTCTGTTGCACCAGTTGCAGACCTTTTCACATGTCACTTAAGAGCTGAAGGTAATCAGGTATTTGTGCGTGTTGAAGGCCAAGAGTATCTACTCTACGATTTTGATTTAGAAATTGGTGATGTTTATACCCCTCAGATCTGTGAAATGGCTGGTGAAATCCAAGTATTGGATGGAAGCTTCGCAAATTATGAAGTTACTGAAGTCTCAACCACGATAATCAACGGTGAGGAGCGAAGAGTAATTTCATTTGACACGTTTGGCTCAGGAGCGTATGATTTGCAGTGGATAGAAGGGGTCGGTTCGAATAAAGGCTTATTTCACGGTACGGAGGTCTGCGCCATTGATGTCATATCCAGGCTTACTTGCTTCGAGCGCAATACGGTAGATGAATACATGAACCCTGAATTTGACACCTGTTGCGTTTTTGCATTAAGCGATGAGCTAAGTGATATGGGTTCGGCAAATGGTCTGGTGGCATACCCAAACCCCATCTCCTCATCTGAGGCCCTGAAGTGGTCTGAAGGATTTGAAAGTGGCCATCTAAGTGTTTTTACCCAAGAAGGTAAATTGATATACAGTGAAGAAATCTCCAAGCATTCTAAATTAACTCCGAGTGATATGGGTTTATCCCCCGGACTTTACCACATAAATCTAGAAGTGGAAGGCGAGCTGCTTCATCAGAAAATGGTTGTCTATTGATTTATCGAAAGACCGAAGTCATTTTCCGCCATACCCGCTTATGCAGGGGAGCCTTTACTACTGCTACTGAGAAAGCAACCATATTGTCCTCAGTGACAGCATCAAAATTCACATTGGTCATCGCTCGATTTGGAACCAACATTTCCTGTCTGGTAGTACCGATGTAATTAAAAACCAAGGTAATTTCAGCCAATGAATCAGACACCTCAGAAATGTCAAGTGCATAGTTACCGTCAAAATCTGTGGTTGTCCCTATTTCCGTTCCCTTTACCATTATGGTTGCAAACGGAATGGGCTCCCCGTCACCTTGGTCACTAAAGTATGTTGCTTTGCCGCTGATGATAATGGAATCTTGTTGAGAGGTAGTTGGTACGGTAGAAGCTTCCGTTTCTTTTAACTCATTACCGGATACTTCCGGAGTCTGTTCCACGGGAGTTTTGATCTCGACGCTTTGACCTTGAATGACGCTTGGCGAAAGCAAGCTTAACAAACTCGCGAAGGAAGCAATGGGTATCAAAGACCTTTTGGCGGTTCTCGAACTGCCGTTGCCCAATTGATCGGGACTGTACAATCCGCAAACTGCCGTTTCGCTTTTGGCGTGCGCAAGCGCTATTTCACGACTCGACAGTTTACGAAAATCAGTGATGTGCTTCTCGCATTTCTGGCAAAGTCGCTTCTCTCCCACCCGCTTCATATCCGACCAGTGCTGATCGCATGGACGGAGGTTGGAAAGATTGACTTTATCGACTTCGTGCATAAACGGTTTTCAATATTCATGACAATCTATACAAATGAAGTAGTCTTGCCTAACAGCTTAACAAAGATTCGAAACTTGATTTGAGGAAAGGGAAAGACAGAGAAGGAAGGGTTGAGTTAAAATGATACGTTAACGCTACATTCCCAAGAGCGGCAAGTGCTTTACTTTGTGGTAAGTCAAGGCCGTTTTGACACAATGCTTTAAAGCCTCTACCGGTAGTTTCTCATCAAGCGAAAAGACGAGTGCACGATTGCCCTCGTAGTTGAATTCAGAGGGATAGATTTCCCGAAAGGTGGGCACCAACTTACTCGTACACTTAAAGTAGATGGCGTATTGATCGGGAGTTTTTGACTTCCAATCCATCCTAACGGTGCTCCCGTGCTTGGCGAGGTAACTCGGCTCTCCCCATTTGAGGGTTTCCTCCAGCTTTTGAAGTCCGTCGATTTCAGAGGCAGCTTCGAGCACCAATTCCCGAAGCTGTTTCATTTGGGTTTTGACATTGACAGGATAGCCAATAAAAACTTTATTTACAACAGGGTTGGAATCGACTTTAATACTTCTCTTTAGCACCATTTTTAGTGTTGTAGAATAAGCTCAAGCACATTAATTGATCAGAAGTTTCTTTGCACTAACTCCCTTCGCAGAAGCAACTTGAAACAGGTATACTCCTGCGGTTTGGTGGGGTAAGCTGATGCTGGTTCTATTCTTTAAGTGGACATTATTTCGTTCAAATACAATTCTGCCTGATGTATCGTAAAGCCGTATGTCAGAAATATCCAAATCCTTTGATTCGACAATGAGATTTCCATTAAAATCGATCCAAGCATTGAATGAAGCAAATTCTGCATCCTCTGATCCTAAAACAGTGCAAGCAGAAACCACCGCATTCTCATCGTTACAGCCTTCCCCATTATTAATTAGAGACAAGCTATTTGCTGCTAGAATGATCCTACAAAGCGAAGGTGTAGTATCACATGCCATCAAAGACGGGTTACCACCAAAAGACAATTCATCAATATCGTCGACTTGAGGAAGGTCAATCGAAATCAGAAGAGGATTGAGTCCCACATTCAGTTCTTCAATATGTGTTAAGCTTGGTAGCCCGCTTAACACCTCGATAGTAGAGTTCTGAAATATTTTGAATTCTCCAATAGAACTAACATTAGGGAATTGTGGAACTGTCGTCAAATCCGTATTGTAGATTCTCAATTCGGTTAACTCAGTCGTATTTTCAAATACTAATTCTTGTTCAAAAGATCCTGCATCTGTTAGTTTAAAATGCCTCAACCCCTCAGTTTGCTGTAAGGAAGACATGTCCAATTCTCCGCTGACATTGGAAATATGAATTCCTCCCAGATACTCTAGAGAAGGAAAGTGATTCAAACTGCTTACTGTAGTTGAATTTTGACCAGAACTGTATCCCAATCCTCCTCCAATATGGTTAAGCAACGGAAAGCTCGTTGGAGTTAGTAATGAAAACTCATCAGGCCAATTATAAATAAAATTCAATGCACCCTTGATATATTTCAAGTTGGTGAAGGCAGGCATTTCTTGAAGCTGAACAATCCAAATCCGCAGACTTTCACTAAGCCCCGGACCAGACAACGAAAGAGGGCCAACAATACTGTCAAGTTCCGTAAAACCTAAAATAACATCTACCTCATCAGCACGAATATTGAGAGAAGATAGTATTGGAGTGTTTGCCGGAAAATCAAAAGTTCCCACCTGATCAAGCCTTATATTAAGTCCGTACTCCGTAATTTTCAATTCGTCCGAATTCATTCCAATGGGCACTGTCAATTCATCTATGTATTGGGGTTCGAAATACTCATTCACTTCAAGGTGAATTTTTTCGGCTTCTTCTAAATTGTGAAAACCGTTAAAAGCGCCTGCATTGTTGGCAGAGATGTGTATTTGCTCAACTTTGGTAACATTCTCAAATGCCGATAGATTTACCAAGTTTGGACTATACTGCAATGTAAAACGGCCCAAGTTCGTTAATTCACCGTCACCAAGAATGGATTCCAAATATTCAAGACCAGATATTGTGATGTAAAGTTCCTCACTATTTAAAACTGGAGTCGGAATATGTATAACTCTGAGGGAATCTTGAATCCAATAAGCACCATTATAATAAAATTCCATAGGGCCTATTGACTGAAGGCCCGAAAAACGAGGTGACTCAGTGACAAAAGAGCAGTGATCCCAAGCAAATGATCCGATTTCGGATACTTCAGCAAAATCGGGACATGGCCCAATCATTTGCATCCCATTGAAATACATAAAACCGATCTCGCCCGAAATATTCGTGAGTGGCTCAAGACTGAAATATGAACCGCTGAGAATTAAGTCACCAACACTCGATATATTTTCTAAACCTGTTAAAGACCCGGGAGGTAATGAGTCAATATCTTGGACAATCGCCTCAGTTAATCCTCCTATTCTCAATTCTCCCTCTACAACTTCCAAATTAGATAGAAGGGATAGATCCAGATTTTCACTTGTCGTGCTTATTCCTAAATCTCCCGCAATCTGACTACAGTCGGGATAGTCCGTTACGAAATCTATTATTTCTTGTTGAGATGTGAGTAGAACATCTCCTTCGGGGCATTGGGAAAAGAGAGGGGCGCTAATCAGGACAATGAATAAGGTGAGAAGTCTCATAGTTTTGGTTTTCACTTTTCAAGGTAAACAAATCATTCAGTCCAAACATGCTCATACCCAACAAAAAAGAGTAAATACTTGGCTTCCCACCATGTGTAGTACTCTTTTTCATATCAACCCTAAGTCTATCCGGAACTTTATGCAGCTCTCAGAGACAAATTTGAAAATGCTTTCACATCTCCTTCCAGTCGGGATGCCTCGCAACAAACAACCGTACATAAGGACAGTAGATAACGGTTTCCAACCCTTCGGAATCAGCATATTTTAGAGCGTGGAGAGCCAATGCTGCTGCTACCCCTTTTCCGCCGATCTCCTCAGGAACCCATGTATGCATCAAGTAAATCTTATCACCGCGAAGACGATAGACCAACTCTCCTTTGTGTCCGTCTACCAAAGTTTCGAATTGGTGAGTATCCGTGTTGTTCGAAATCGAAATACCGGAGTTGGGTTTCATCACTTTCGGGACTGAAGTTTTGAAATCATTTCGGAATTTAAGGGATCGGCATAGGCGCCATACGCATCTACCATCGTCCCTTTGATAGTTCCGTCAATTGATGATATGGCGTAGACAATAGAAGAGTCGTCCGGATTAGTCATACCCTCAAATCGAAAAACGTGATCGATTTCAAAATCCTTTGGGGAAAGAATCAAATCGTCAGCTAAACAATGAATGCAATCTGGTTTTAGATTGAAGTCTTTGGTATAGCCCATTTCGGTCAAACCATTTACTGCTTGTGAGAGCGTATCGTATGATAAATTCATGTTTCAAAGCTTTTGAGAATAAACATGTATTAAAAATATGAATAATCCCTCATCAACCAAGCATGCCGAGTAAGGCTATTTCTTAATCTTCGAAATGGTCATACCAATTGACTTAGAAGGTTTGTCTAAATCTTCATACGCAAGGGCAAGTGCTTCCAGTATCAAATCCCTTACATTTTCATTTCTGTAGTCGGACGGTTCATTGACAGGGATGTGCCTGATTAGTTTTCCCGTGCCCTTCAATAACGCTTGAGGATCTTTCAAAATGGCGCCTCTGTTGAAGCCTAAATTGACATGGCTCGTGTAAATCGGTAACATCACAAAGCCATCAGACATCTTTTCTGAAACGGTGTAAAGTGAAGTCAAGGCATGAGTATGATACAACAATTCATTGCTGTCTGGGGCCAGTTCTAAAATATAGTTCCGCAGATCGACGTAGAGGTCGATCAAGTCCTGGCTTTTAAGATTGAGTGGGCTCTTAAAGTCGGAGTGGATAGGTCTTCGTTCGTTCATGAAAAGAGAGACGACTAAAATTTGGTAAAACGTCTAATGTTCTATGCCTGCGAAGGCAATTCCCGTTAGGCGGTGCATACCGTAGTTTAAGGTAGAAAGATCATTGAAGTTGAATTTTGAGACATTGTCGTGACCACAAGAGCGGGCAATCACTTTCATCAAATCGGCGCTGGCTTCGAAGAAATTCTTCAATTGTTTGGCGGATTGATCGATGATGATTCGCTGCCTCAAACTCTCTTTCTGGGTGGCAATTCCCACAGGGCAATTGTTGGAACTACAAGCCCGCATACCCAAGCATCCGATAGCTTGAAGAGCTGAATTGGAAACGGCTATGGCATCTGCGCCGAGCATCATGGCTTTGGCAAAATCTTCGGCCACGCGAAGCCCTCCGGTTATCACAAGGGTTACCTCTGTTGCACCAACTTTGTCCAGATGCTTTCTGGCTCTTGCCAAAGCGGGTATAGTCGGTACGTTGATATTATTTCTGAGAATAGTCGGTGCGGAACCTGTTCCACCGCCTCGGCCATCAAGAATAATGTAGTCTACTCCCACTGCAAGGGCAAAATCGATGTCGGCCTCAATATGACTGGCGGCGATCTTAAAACCTACGGGAATTCCATCCGTCTTTTCACGCACTTCTTCTGCCACTCGTTTAAAATCTTCTGCCGTTTTCAAATCGGGAAAAGCCGCAGGCGAAATGGCCGTTTCACCCTCTTTCAATCCGCGCACCTCAGCAATCTCAGCAGTCACTTTATGACCTGGCAAATGGCCTCCTGTTCCCGTTTTGGCTCCTTGGCCTCCTTTGAAATGAAATGCTTGGGCCTTCTTGACTTTATCCCAAGAGAAACCAAATTTACCCGAAGCCAATTCGTAAAAGTACCTTGAGTTACTTTCTTGCTCTTTGGGTAGCATACCGCCTTCCCCACTGCAAATCCCAGTGCCTGCCATCTCTGCTCCTTTCGAAAGAGAAATCTTGGCTTCGCGAGATAAGGAGCCAAAACTCATATCAGATACAAATACGGGAATTTCAAGTTTCAGGGGCCTCTTGGCTCTTGGGCCGATTACCACAGAAGTCTCGACAGAGTCTTCATCCAATAACGGACGACTCGCTAACTGAGCAGGTAAGAATTGAATGTCTTCCCATTTTGGAAGTGTATTGCGATCCACTCCCATTGCCTCTGATGGTCCATGATGCCCAAAATTCTTCAACCCATTTTTGGCTAACTGTTGAATAAAACCTGTGTATGGCTCAGTATTCTCAGGGTGGGTATCCGCATACTGACCTAAGTATTCATCGCGGTTAAAGGGCTGAGGATGCTCAACCAAGTAATCATCAATTTCTTGCTCGTCAACCCAAACGAAACCATCCTTGATCTCTGATTTGAACTTGTGAAGCACTTCGCTATCATTGTACTCCGAGACACCCGTATCGTAACGGTAATCCCAGCCGTGTAATCCGCAGATTAGGTTGTGGCCTTCAACATGTCCGTCAGCCATTAGCGCCCCTCGGTGAAGACACCTACCATACAACACGGAAACGTTGTCATCGTATTTAAGTACTACCAGGTCTAACCCTTTTATCAGGGCATGGTGCGGTTCGCGGTCTTTTAGCTCTTGAAACTGGATCAATTCAATCATATAATGATGGATGTTTTTTGTAATGTACCAGAAGGCCCATTTTATTGCAATTGCCAAGGTACTAAAATGACCCTGAGGCAAAATAAAAAAGACTCCCGTGGGGAGTCTTTGTAAAGTACCGGATACTCTCTTTACCTAAATCTATTGATTGGCTTTGATTCTTTCCTCGAAATTATCCCAAAGCGTTGGCAAGAAAGAGCTGTCATGCATTTGGCGGAGTGCATCCAGAGGTGAGTCAACGACTAAAGCGATTTCTTCGAAACGTTTGTAATCAATGCCTCGCTCTTCAAAGTTAGCGCGGATGGCGGCCATTTGCTCTTCGAAGATGTAGCCAAATTCATCGAGCCATGCTTCAAACTCTTGATCGCTTAGCTTGGTAGTTTCAGCAAACGGCAGTGATGCACCGAGAGCTTTAGCAGTAGACGTTTCCGCTTCAGTAGTTGTATTTGCCGTTTTTTCAAAAGGAACATTTTCAGCCTCACCGGAAAGCATGGCCATGATTTGGGCCATTTGATCTTTCAGTTGTTCCATCTCATTTTCCAATGAGGAAACGCGATCTGATAAATCGTTCTTATTCAGGCCCAAGGCTACATTCACCAGAGCGGGAGCTTCGTTATCTGAGGACTCCCATGCTACTCCTATTATCTCATTGAAGCGTTGAGTAGGAAGATCAGTACCACTGACTGCAATAGCCATTCCGTCGTTATTACCCGAAGGTAAAATGTAATCGCCGGCCTCTACTCTACCCACCACGCGGATGGGCACCTGACCGAGAAAAGCGATTTTCGCGAAACCATCTTCCTTTCCTTCGGGAGGCATATTTCCCAAAACAATGGGATTGGTACTCACAGCGAGGTAATGATCTACGTCAGCAGTGCTTTTGGATACCTTACCGTTTTTGACGCCTACCACTTCTCCCGGACTCAGGCGCTCACTCTGGTTCTCTTTCTCCAACCACTCGGCATAGTCAGCACCTCCTGAGAGGAAAGCCACACCTACGTTGAGTTCATAATTAGCGGTGAGCTCTACCCACTGGGCTCCGAGCAGAGCCGTATTGGCTACCATTACCCCGGCTTCAAAGCCATCAAGCTGAAAACCACAAGCCACTCCCTCGGCAGCGACAAAAGCTTGCTCCAAACCGCCCATGGTTACATCCCAAATAAACCGAAAGCTGGACTGCAATTGACCAAGTGTTTGCCCTTCAATTCTTCCTTTAATTACTCCCGACCCGTTAAAGAAGCTCATGAAATTCTTTGACTGGGACTCTCCTCCGTCTACCCGCACAGCTATACCTTGGGAGGCGCCTTGAACACGCAAGGGATATGAATTGTAACTGGTTTGTGCACCATCCAGATCAGCATTAATGGTTACCTGACCATTCAGTGCAGAAGCTGCATTGACGCTTATCGAGCTGTTCATCGTAGTACTCCCCTCAACAGTCAAGTTTCCCGTGAGCGCTGTAGGGCTTTCGTTGAGCACGGATACCGGGCCATTTAGCACAGTGGTATTGGCGACTTCGATGTCTTCAAACTCTACCTTACCCGCAAAGCTTGCATCACCCAGAACATCCAGAGTCCCCGTAAGCAGAGTCGGTGACTCATTGTTCACATTCAGACCATTGTTGAGATTGGTCACATCGTCTACCTCTAATGTACCCGTTAATACGGTTGGCGCCATATTCGCAACGGTCAAATCACTGCCTAAGGTTGTTGTTCCTTCCACCTCTAAAGAGCCTGTGAGTCTGGTTGGAGCTCCATTTTCTACAATCAGGTCGGCATTGAGTGTTGAGACGCCGTCCACATCCAGTGTACCCGTAGCCGTAATGTTTCGGTGGAAGGCATAAGGAAGAAACAGCAAGCCTTGTCGCGACAACTCTTCAAAACCATTGTTGTCGTATGCCACTTCTACCCCAAGATCTTTTGGAAGTCCGTCCCAATCTATTTCCCTAAAGAGTTGATTGCTTTCGGCAGTCATATCTCCCTGACCGATAACTAGATTTACCATTCCATAAGCGTCGGTGGTGGCATCGTGTACCTCTT
This genomic window from Cryomorphaceae bacterium 1068 contains:
- a CDS encoding GNAT family N-acetyltransferase; this translates as MKPNSGISISNNTDTHQFETLVDGHKGELVYRLRGDKIYLMHTWVPEEIGGKGVAAALALHALKYADSEGLETVIYCPYVRLFVARHPDWKEM
- a CDS encoding phosphoribosylpyrophosphate synthetase; translated protein: MNLSYDTLSQAVNGLTEMGYTKDFNLKPDCIHCLADDLILSPKDFEIDHVFRFEGMTNPDDSSIVYAISSIDGTIKGTMVDAYGAYADPLNSEMISKLQSRK
- a CDS encoding glutamate synthase-related protein; translation: MIELIQFQELKDREPHHALIKGLDLVVLKYDDNVSVLYGRCLHRGALMADGHVEGHNLICGLHGWDYRYDTGVSEYNDSEVLHKFKSEIKDGFVWVDEQEIDDYLVEHPQPFNRDEYLGQYADTHPENTEPYTGFIQQLAKNGLKNFGHHGPSEAMGVDRNTLPKWEDIQFLPAQLASRPLLDEDSVETSVVIGPRAKRPLKLEIPVFVSDMSFGSLSREAKISLSKGAEMAGTGICSGEGGMLPKEQESNSRYFYELASGKFGFSWDKVKKAQAFHFKGGQGAKTGTGGHLPGHKVTAEIAEVRGLKEGETAISPAAFPDLKTAEDFKRVAEEVREKTDGIPVGFKIAASHIEADIDFALAVGVDYIILDGRGGGTGSAPTILRNNINVPTIPALARARKHLDKVGATEVTLVITGGLRVAEDFAKAMMLGADAIAVSNSALQAIGCLGMRACSSNNCPVGIATQKESLRQRIIIDQSAKQLKNFFEASADLMKVIARSCGHDNVSKFNFNDLSTLNYGMHRLTGIAFAGIEH
- a CDS encoding carboxypeptidase-like regulatory domain-containing protein, with the protein product MHEVDKVNLSNLRPCDQHWSDMKRVGEKRLCQKCEKHITDFRKLSSREIALAHAKSETAVCGLYSPDQLGNGSSRTAKRSLIPIASFASLLSLLSPSVIQGQSVEIKTPVEQTPEVSGNELKETEASTVPTTSQQDSIIISGKATYFSDQGDGEPIPFATIMVKGTEIGTTTDFDGNYALDISEVSDSLAEITLVFNYIGTTRQEMLVPNRAMTNVNFDAVTEDNMVAFSVAVVKAPLHKRVWRKMTSVFR
- a CDS encoding T9SS type A sorting domain-containing protein; the encoded protein is MKHTIITAFFLLFIGTLHSFSQSWMTDSLKWKETRELNFGDTYTTSFVVWATESINDTIYRRIHLTQCSVAPVADLFTCHLRAEGNQVFVRVEGQEYLLYDFDLEIGDVYTPQICEMAGEIQVLDGSFANYEVTEVSTTIINGEERRVISFDTFGSGAYDLQWIEGVGSNKGLFHGTEVCAIDVISRLTCFERNTVDEYMNPEFDTCCVFALSDELSDMGSANGLVAYPNPISSSEALKWSEGFESGHLSVFTQEGKLIYSEEISKHSKLTPSDMGLSPGLYHINLEVEGELLHQKMVVY
- a CDS encoding dihydroorotase — protein: MSKTIIRNAHIVNEGKVIKADVLIEGELIAKVGEVGEVEDAKEIDVTGKVLFPGVIDGQVHFRDPGLTHKADLYTESKAAIAGGTTSFIDMPNTVPNVLNMELLEEKYEIAKGKSLANYGFWLGVNADNLDEVLATDVSELLAVSDDGLYFTKKGNLLADSPEIMEKLFANCPAIITIHSEREEIIEKNEEKYRAEYGDDVPVKFHPIIRSVEACYSSTVRALDIAKKHNTRLHILHLSTAKETDLFRNDIPLEEKRITTEVCVHHLWFSDEDYERLGKKIKWNPAIKSKENREGLLEALIDGRIDLITTDHAPHAWEEKDKPYFQSMSGAPLVQHALVAMLEFVKQGKVTLELLAEKMCHNPAILYSIKKRGFIREGYYADLTLVDMNRPWTVSKENILYKCGWSPLEGTTFHSQVTNTWVNGHMVYDEGSFDESHRGMRLEKNRDS
- a CDS encoding DUF1801 domain-containing protein; its protein translation is MNERRPIHSDFKSPLNLKSQDLIDLYVDLRNYILELAPDSNELLYHTHALTSLYTVSEKMSDGFVMLPIYTSHVNLGFNRGAILKDPQALLKGTGKLIRHIPVNEPSDYRNENVRDLILEALALAYEDLDKPSKSIGMTISKIKK
- a CDS encoding GtrA family protein translates to MSEVIRKFIKFGIVGVSGVFVDFLLTYLCKEKLHLNKYVSNSIGFITAATSNYWLNRIWSFESVNSDISTECLSFIGVGLVGLLINNSVLWFINEKVGLNFYMAKLLAIAVTTIWNFGMSYYFIF
- a CDS encoding T9SS type A sorting domain-containing protein, with product MRLLTLFIVLISAPLFSQCPEGDVLLTSQQEIIDFVTDYPDCSQIAGDLGISTTSENLDLSLLSNLEVVEGELRIGGLTEAIVQDIDSLPPGSLTGLENISSVGDLILSGSYFSLEPLTNISGEIGFMYFNGMQMIGPCPDFAEVSEIGSFAWDHCSFVTESPRFSGLQSIGPMEFYYNGAYWIQDSLRVIHIPTPVLNSEELYITISGLEYLESILGDGELTNLGRFTLQYSPNLVNLSAFENVTKVEQIHISANNAGAFNGFHNLEEAEKIHLEVNEYFEPQYIDELTVPIGMNSDELKITEYGLNIRLDQVGTFDFPANTPILSSLNIRADEVDVILGFTELDSIVGPLSLSGPGLSESLRIWIVQLQEMPAFTNLKYIKGALNFIYNWPDEFSLLTPTSFPLLNHIGGGLGYSSGQNSTTVSSLNHFPSLEYLGGIHISNVSGELDMSSLQQTEGLRHFKLTDAGSFEQELVFENTTELTELRIYNTDLTTVPQFPNVSSIGEFKIFQNSTIEVLSGLPSLTHIEELNVGLNPLLISIDLPQVDDIDELSFGGNPSLMACDTTPSLCRIILAANSLSLINNGEGCNDENAVVSACTVLGSEDAEFASFNAWIDFNGNLIVESKDLDISDIRLYDTSGRIVFERNNVHLKNRTSISLPHQTAGVYLFQVASAKGVSAKKLLIN
- a CDS encoding DUF1801 domain-containing protein, translated to MKQLRELVLEAASEIDGLQKLEETLKWGEPSYLAKHGSTVRMDWKSKTPDQYAIYFKCTSKLVPTFREIYPSEFNYEGNRALVFSLDEKLPVEALKHCVKTALTYHKVKHLPLLGM